One segment of Cynocephalus volans isolate mCynVol1 chromosome 8, mCynVol1.pri, whole genome shotgun sequence DNA contains the following:
- the CHI3L2 gene encoding chitinase-3-like protein 2 isoform X2, whose protein sequence is MGTTTMDQKCLWAGCAYKLVCYFTNWSQERHEPGKFTPENIDPFLCSHLIYSFASISNNRVVIKDKNDMMLYQTINNLKTKNPKLKILLSIGGYLFGSKGFHPMVDSSSSRLEFINSVILFLRTHNFDGLDVSWIYPDQKDNTHFAILIHELAEAFQKNLVKSTQESLLLTAGVSAGRQMIDNSYQIKRLAKELDFINLLSFDFHGSWEKPLVTGHNSPLRKGQLDRGTSSYYNVEYAVGYWIRKGMPAEKVVMGIPMYGRSFTLASAETAVGAPASGPGAVGPITESPGFLAYYEICQFLQGAKITRLQDQQVPYAVKGNQWVGYDDTESIETKVQFLKTLNLGGAAIWSIDMDDFTGKSCSQGPYPLVQAVKRNLGSL, encoded by the exons ATGGGAACAACCACCATGGACCAGAAGTGTCTCTGGGCAG GATGTGCCTACAAACTGGTTTGCTACTTCACCAACTGGTCACAGGAACGGCATGAACCAGGAAAATTCACCCCTGAGAATATTGACCCCTTTCTATGCTCTCATCTCATCTACTCGTTCGCCAGCATCAGTAACAACAGGGTCGTCATCAAGGACAAGAATGACATGATGCTTTACCAGACCATCAACAATCTCAAAACCAA GAATCCAAAACTGAAAATTCTCCTGTCCATTGGAGGGTACCTGTTTGGTTCCAAAGG TTTCCACCCCATGGTTGATTCTTCTTCATCACGCTTGGAATTCATTAACTCCGTAATCCTGTTTCTGAGGACCCATAACTTTGATGGACTGGATGTAAGCTGGATCTACCCAGATCAGAAGGACAACACTCATTTTGCTATTCTGATTCAT GAGTTAGCAGAAGCCTTTCAGAAGAACTTAGTAAAATCTACCCAAGAAAGTCTTCTCTTGACAGCAGGCGTGTCCGCAGGGAGACAGATGATTGATAACAGCTATCAGATCAAGAGACTGGCAAA AGAACTGGATTTTATCAACCTCCTGTCCTTTGACTTCCACGGGTCTTGGGAAAAGCCCCTCGTCACTGGCCACAACAGCCCTCTGAGAAAGGGGCAGCTTGACAGAGGGACGAGCTCCTACTACAACGTG GAATATGCTGTGGGGTACTGGATACGTAAGGGAATGCCTGCAGAGAAGGTGGTCATGGGTATCCCCATGTATGGACGCTCCTTCACACTGGCCTCTGCAGAAACTGCCGTGGGGGCCCCTGCTTCTGGTCCTGGAGCTGTTGGCCCCATCACCGAGTCTCCAGGCTTCCTAGCCTATTACGAG ATTTGCCAGTTCCTGCAAGGAGCCAAGATCACGAGGCTCCAGGATCAGCAGGTTCCCTATGCAGTCAAGGGGAACCAGTGGGTGGGCTATGACGACACTGAGAGTATAGAGACCAAG GTTCAGTTTCTAAAGACTTTAAACCTGGGAGGGGCTGCGATCTGGTCTATTGACATGGATGACTTCACTGGCAAATCGTGCAGCCAGGGCCCCTACCCTCTTGTCCAAGCTGTCAAGAGAAACCTTGGCTCCCTGTGA
- the CHI3L2 gene encoding chitinase-3-like protein 2 isoform X1, with translation MGTTTMDQKCLWAGLVVLLLLQGGCAYKLVCYFTNWSQERHEPGKFTPENIDPFLCSHLIYSFASISNNRVVIKDKNDMMLYQTINNLKTKNPKLKILLSIGGYLFGSKGFHPMVDSSSSRLEFINSVILFLRTHNFDGLDVSWIYPDQKDNTHFAILIHELAEAFQKNLVKSTQESLLLTAGVSAGRQMIDNSYQIKRLAKELDFINLLSFDFHGSWEKPLVTGHNSPLRKGQLDRGTSSYYNVEYAVGYWIRKGMPAEKVVMGIPMYGRSFTLASAETAVGAPASGPGAVGPITESPGFLAYYEICQFLQGAKITRLQDQQVPYAVKGNQWVGYDDTESIETKVQFLKTLNLGGAAIWSIDMDDFTGKSCSQGPYPLVQAVKRNLGSL, from the exons ATGGGAACAACCACCATGGACCAGAAGTGTCTCTGGGCAG GTTTAGTGGTCTTGCTGCTTCTCCAGGGAG GATGTGCCTACAAACTGGTTTGCTACTTCACCAACTGGTCACAGGAACGGCATGAACCAGGAAAATTCACCCCTGAGAATATTGACCCCTTTCTATGCTCTCATCTCATCTACTCGTTCGCCAGCATCAGTAACAACAGGGTCGTCATCAAGGACAAGAATGACATGATGCTTTACCAGACCATCAACAATCTCAAAACCAA GAATCCAAAACTGAAAATTCTCCTGTCCATTGGAGGGTACCTGTTTGGTTCCAAAGG TTTCCACCCCATGGTTGATTCTTCTTCATCACGCTTGGAATTCATTAACTCCGTAATCCTGTTTCTGAGGACCCATAACTTTGATGGACTGGATGTAAGCTGGATCTACCCAGATCAGAAGGACAACACTCATTTTGCTATTCTGATTCAT GAGTTAGCAGAAGCCTTTCAGAAGAACTTAGTAAAATCTACCCAAGAAAGTCTTCTCTTGACAGCAGGCGTGTCCGCAGGGAGACAGATGATTGATAACAGCTATCAGATCAAGAGACTGGCAAA AGAACTGGATTTTATCAACCTCCTGTCCTTTGACTTCCACGGGTCTTGGGAAAAGCCCCTCGTCACTGGCCACAACAGCCCTCTGAGAAAGGGGCAGCTTGACAGAGGGACGAGCTCCTACTACAACGTG GAATATGCTGTGGGGTACTGGATACGTAAGGGAATGCCTGCAGAGAAGGTGGTCATGGGTATCCCCATGTATGGACGCTCCTTCACACTGGCCTCTGCAGAAACTGCCGTGGGGGCCCCTGCTTCTGGTCCTGGAGCTGTTGGCCCCATCACCGAGTCTCCAGGCTTCCTAGCCTATTACGAG ATTTGCCAGTTCCTGCAAGGAGCCAAGATCACGAGGCTCCAGGATCAGCAGGTTCCCTATGCAGTCAAGGGGAACCAGTGGGTGGGCTATGACGACACTGAGAGTATAGAGACCAAG GTTCAGTTTCTAAAGACTTTAAACCTGGGAGGGGCTGCGATCTGGTCTATTGACATGGATGACTTCACTGGCAAATCGTGCAGCCAGGGCCCCTACCCTCTTGTCCAAGCTGTCAAGAGAAACCTTGGCTCCCTGTGA